The following nucleotide sequence is from Dyella sp. BiH032.
AATCGCATGTGCTCCGTAGCGCTGGGCTGGCCAAACCACACCACGCAGCGCTTGGCGTCCACCTTGCTTACGGCCATGCCCCCTCCCCTGATTCCGGTTCCCGGGCGCGGCGCCCTTCCGCCGCGTGGCCGGTCACGTTCCGCAGGGCCTCCCCAGGGCTGCTACAGAAGTGTGATATGGATCACACGTTATACGTGTCGACCAAGCCTGGGCACCCGCCAAACGGTCAGCACGGGGTCTGCCAGAAGGAGGAGCGGGAGCGGATGCCCGCAGCCGTTACCAGGCGCCGGTATTGGCCATCGAGGCCCACGGCTCCTGCGGCGCCAGGTGGCCGCCACGCTGGAGCAGCTCGATCGAGATCAGGTCCGGCGAGCGCACGAACGCCATGTGGCCGTCGCGCGGCGGGCGGTTGATGGTGTAGCCCATGTCCTGCAGGTGCCGGCAGATGTCGTAGATGTTCTCCACCTCGAACGCCAGGTGGCCGAAGTTGCGGGCACTGCCATAATCCTCTTCCGAACCCCAGTTGTAGGTGAGCTCCACCTCCGCGTCGGGCGTTTCCGGCGCCGCAAGGTAGATCAGCGTGAACTTGCCGGCAGCGTTCTCCATTCGGCGCGTCTCCTTCAGGCCGAGGCCTTCGCAATAGAAACGCAGGCTCTGGTCGAGGTCGCGGACGCGAACCATGCTGTGCAGGTACTTCATGGGGATTCTTCCTCTTGTCTCAGATACGGTGGGGTGCCGGGCCGCTCAGCGGCAGGTGCGGCCGGATGCGCGCCGCCAGCTGCTCGAGCGCGTCGCGCCGCGCCGGCGCCGGCAGGCCCTGCGGATAGACCCGGAACAGCCCGTCGCCGACCCGGCGCGGCTGCACGTGCAGATGCAGGTGCGGCACTTCCTGGCCACCGGCCGCGCCGTTGGATTGCCACAGATTGAGCCCCGCCGGCTGCAGGCTCGCCTGCAACGCCTTGGCGACGCCCGTGGCCAGCACCATCAGTTCCCCGCCAAGGGCCGGGTCCAGCTCGAAAATCGTTTCCACGTGCCGGCGCGGGACCACCAGCACGTGGCCGGGAACGGCCTGCCGCAGATCCAGGAACGCGATCGCCGCCGGCGTCTCCGCCACGATGCTCGCCTCCGCCTGGCCGGCGACGATCGCACAGAACGGGCACGTCATCGGCATCAATCCAGGAACAGGTCCGGCAACAACGGTTGCGCCGGGTCGACGGCGTAGCGCGAGAAGTCGGCGACTCCCGCTTCGCGCAGGACCTCTTCATCGATGAGGAAATGGCCCGAGAAACCGGCGGCGGGCTTCACCAGCACGGCGTGCGCGGCGTCGGCGACGATCTCCGGGGTGCGGCAGCGTGGCACGTCCACGCCGGGGATCATGTTCAGCGCATCGGTCGCGACGATCGTGCGCGGCCACAGCGCATTCACCGCCACGCCCTTCGGGCCGAACTCGCCGGCCAGCCCCAGCGTGACAAAGCTCATGCCCATCTTCGCCAGCGTGTAGCCCGTGTGCGGCGCCCACCATTTCGGGTCGAGCGATGGCGGCGGCGCCAGGGTGAGAATGTGCGGATTGGCCGACTTCAACAGATGCGGCAGGCAAGCCTGCGCGCACAGAAAGCTGCCGCGCGCATTCACCTGCTGCATGAGGTCGAAGCGCTTCATCGGTGTGTCCAGCGTCCCGGCCAGCCAGATCGCGCTGGCGTTGTTGACCAGGATGTCGATGCCGCCGAACGCCTCGACCGTCGCGGCCACCGCCGACTTCACTTCGTCCTCTTCGCGGATATCGCACCGGAGCGCCAGCCCCTTGCCGCCCGCAGCCTCCACCTGCGACGCCGCGGTGTGGATGGTGCCGGGCAGCTTGGGGTTGGGCACGCTGCTTTTTGCGGCGATGGCCACGTTGGCGCCGTCACGCGCGGCGCGCAGCGCGATCGCCAGGCCGATGCCGCGCGAGGCGCCGGTGATGAACAGAGTCTTGCCCTTGAGGCTGGCCATGGCGCTTCCGTCCCGATGGAAAAGAGGCCAAGTGTAGGAGCCCCCGGCGGGCACGCAAAGCACGCGAGTAATCGGACGGACGCCTACGCTTTCTGGAATCGCGGCAGGATCGTCTGCAGTTCGGCCAGGCGCCGCAGCGGATCGGTCAGCTCCAGCATGCGCTGGTGTTCCTCGCGTTCCAGCGGCAACAGCTCGGCCAGGCGGAAACCCAGCCAGCTCGCATCGTCGTAGTCCGTGCTCGTCGCGTGGCGCCAATGCGGCGCCATGTGTTCGAGCAGGCGGCCGAGGATGGTCTGCAGCAAGGCGAATTCCACCGGCACTGTCTGCGCCGGCTCCGCGGGCCAATGCACTACCTGGCCAGACACCAGGCCATCGGAGCGGATGCGCGTGCGTGTCACGCGGAAGCGTTCGGCACCTTCCGCCACGATGCCCAGCAGGCCATCGTCTCCGTGACTGAAGTCGATGATGCGCGCCATCGTGCCCACTGCCGCGGGCACGGCCGGCTCGCCTACCTCCCGGCCGTGCAGGATCTGGCATACGCCGAAACCAGTGCCGCGGCGCGAGCATTCGCGCACCATGTCCAGGTAGCGCGGCTCGAACACGCGAAGCTGCAGGCGGCCGCGCGGATACAGCACGGTCGAGAGAGGAAACAGCGGCAGGTCGTCGGAAAGGGGCGTCTCGGCCATGCGGGAAGTGTAGTGGCCAAGATGCGCGTGCGATCACTGGACGGCGGCATGCCATCGACCGCACAGTGTCCCGATCCAGGAGGAGCCTGCCGGAATGTCCGCCGCTGAACTGCCGCTCACGCTCGTCGATCCCGTCGGCCTGCCCGCCGCGCCCGTGCTCCAAGTGGCCGGCCTGTCCAAGTCCTTCGGCAAGCGGGAAGTGCTGCGCGGCGTGGACTGGACGGTGCCCGCGGGCCGCGTGGTCGGCCTGCTCGGACGCAACGGCGCGGGCAAGACCACGCTGCTGCGCTGCCTGCTCGGGCTGTCGCCCATCGATGGCGGCGAAGTGCGCCTGCTGGGCGCGCCGATGACCGAGCCCGGTGGCGAGCGCATGCATCGGATCGGCTTCGTGCCCCAGACCTTCGATCTGTTTCCATGGATGAAGGTGCGCGCCTATCTCGATTTCACCGCCGCGTTCTACGCACGTTGGGACCACGCCCTGGCCGAACGCCTGTTGGCGGGGTGGGAGCTCGATCCGAAGCAGAAGATCGGACAGCTGTCGCAGGGCCAGCGCCAGAAGCTCGCCATCGTGCGCGCCATCGCGCCCCAGCCGGACTTGCTGGTACTCGACGAACCCGTCGCCAGCCTCGACCCGCAGGCGCGGCGCGCCTTCATGACCGAACTGCTAGAACTGATGCGCCATCCCGGCAAGACGGTGATCTTCTCCACGCATATCACGGCCGATCTGGAGCGCGCCGGCGCGGACATCGCCCTGCTGCGCGACGGCCGCATCCAGTTCACCCGCCCCCTGGCCGAGCTGCGCGAGCGTTTCCTGCGCGCGGTGCTGGTCCGCGCGGAAGGTTGGCCGGAGCCGCCATCCATCGCCGGTTCCCTGAAGGCAATCGTCAGCGGTGCGGAGTTGCAGTTACTGATCGAAGACGCCGACCCGGCCGCCCTTCGCGCGCTGGCCGAGGAACTCGGCGCCAGCCTGCGCCTCGAAACGCCGTCGCTCGAAGACCTATTCGTGGAACTGGCATGAAACCGGTCTGGCAGCTTTGGCTGCAGCTCTGGAAGCGGCTGCCGCTGCTGGCCGTGCTGTCCACGCTGCTGTGGCTGACCGGGCTCGTGCTGTTCGGGCTGGCCTCCGAATACGAAGGCCTGGCTTACCTGGGCGCCACCACGCTCGCGTTCGGCTCCTGGTTCTGGCACATCGGACAAGGCCAGGTGCTACGCGGGCTGTGCCGCCCAGAAAGCTTCTTGTTGCCCGATTTTCGCCGCCACCTGGCCGGGTTGGGCGCCGTCGTCGCCCTGCAATGGATCGGGTTGCCGGCCGCGCTGATCGCCAGCGTCCATCTGCCGTATGCATGGCTGATGAGTGCCGGCCTCGTCCTGGCCGCGGCGCTCGGGCTGGCGATCGGCTGCGGCCGCCGCGTCAGCCTCGCGCTGTGGGTGGTGTTCATCGCCGCCGGCTGGATGCCGCATCTCGCCTCGCGCATCACCCAGGCTGCGCTCGCCTCGCCATGGACCGCGCCGGTGTTGTTGCTCAGCGCGATGCTTCTGCTGCAGTTCGCGCTGTCGCCGCTGCTGCGCATCGAAGATCGCGAGACGCCGGCGTCGCCGCTGGAGAACGCCAGCCTGGGCCGCACCGCTTCTTCCGGACT
It contains:
- a CDS encoding HIT domain-containing protein → MTCPFCAIVAGQAEASIVAETPAAIAFLDLRQAVPGHVLVVPRRHVETIFELDPALGGELMVLATGVAKALQASLQPAGLNLWQSNGAAGGQEVPHLHLHVQPRRVGDGLFRVYPQGLPAPARRDALEQLAARIRPHLPLSGPAPHRI
- a CDS encoding VOC family protein gives rise to the protein MKYLHSMVRVRDLDQSLRFYCEGLGLKETRRMENAAGKFTLIYLAAPETPDAEVELTYNWGSEEDYGSARNFGHLAFEVENIYDICRHLQDMGYTINRPPRDGHMAFVRSPDLISIELLQRGGHLAPQEPWASMANTGAW
- a CDS encoding LON peptidase substrate-binding domain-containing protein; this translates as MAETPLSDDLPLFPLSTVLYPRGRLQLRVFEPRYLDMVRECSRRGTGFGVCQILHGREVGEPAVPAAVGTMARIIDFSHGDDGLLGIVAEGAERFRVTRTRIRSDGLVSGQVVHWPAEPAQTVPVEFALLQTILGRLLEHMAPHWRHATSTDYDDASWLGFRLAELLPLEREEHQRMLELTDPLRRLAELQTILPRFQKA
- a CDS encoding ABC transporter ATP-binding protein, yielding MSAAELPLTLVDPVGLPAAPVLQVAGLSKSFGKREVLRGVDWTVPAGRVVGLLGRNGAGKTTLLRCLLGLSPIDGGEVRLLGAPMTEPGGERMHRIGFVPQTFDLFPWMKVRAYLDFTAAFYARWDHALAERLLAGWELDPKQKIGQLSQGQRQKLAIVRAIAPQPDLLVLDEPVASLDPQARRAFMTELLELMRHPGKTVIFSTHITADLERAGADIALLRDGRIQFTRPLAELRERFLRAVLVRAEGWPEPPSIAGSLKAIVSGAELQLLIEDADPAALRALAEELGASLRLETPSLEDLFVELA
- a CDS encoding NAD(P)-dependent oxidoreductase — translated: MASLKGKTLFITGASRGIGLAIALRAARDGANVAIAAKSSVPNPKLPGTIHTAASQVEAAGGKGLALRCDIREEDEVKSAVAATVEAFGGIDILVNNASAIWLAGTLDTPMKRFDLMQQVNARGSFLCAQACLPHLLKSANPHILTLAPPPSLDPKWWAPHTGYTLAKMGMSFVTLGLAGEFGPKGVAVNALWPRTIVATDALNMIPGVDVPRCRTPEIVADAAHAVLVKPAAGFSGHFLIDEEVLREAGVADFSRYAVDPAQPLLPDLFLD